A genomic segment from Actinomycetota bacterium encodes:
- a CDS encoding alpha/beta hydrolase has protein sequence MEPHVLRYEVRGEGEPLVLVPGGLTGWVSWIPHAERLSAGRRVIRVQPIHNELGSKGDPGDPDYTAETERESLRLTLDALGIDRVDFAGWSGGGRALIEFTLAYPERVRSLTLIEPAAYWILEQLGGSGAELDEINGFIHDLAGREVTADDLARFLALAGFASSADEAKESPNWERWMEHRMALSWQSKELDRSGRSVEELAAISCPVLLVKGTSTGDWEKRVVDELGARIAGARVVELPGDHASHIQSIDRFLEELEAHLQRSASAFR, from the coding sequence ATGGAACCGCACGTTCTGCGGTATGAGGTTCGTGGCGAGGGCGAACCGCTCGTGCTCGTCCCAGGCGGGCTGACCGGCTGGGTCTCGTGGATCCCGCACGCCGAACGCCTCTCTGCGGGCCGGCGCGTGATCCGCGTGCAGCCGATCCACAATGAACTCGGCTCGAAGGGGGACCCGGGCGACCCCGACTACACCGCGGAGACCGAGCGCGAGTCGCTCCGCCTGACCCTCGACGCGCTCGGGATCGACCGGGTGGACTTCGCAGGCTGGTCCGGCGGCGGACGCGCCCTCATCGAATTCACGCTCGCCTACCCGGAGCGGGTGCGCTCACTCACGTTGATCGAGCCGGCCGCGTACTGGATCCTCGAGCAGCTCGGCGGATCTGGCGCGGAGCTGGACGAGATCAACGGATTCATCCACGACCTCGCCGGCCGCGAGGTCACCGCCGACGATCTTGCCCGCTTCCTCGCGCTGGCCGGGTTCGCGTCGAGCGCCGACGAAGCGAAGGAGAGTCCGAACTGGGAGCGGTGGATGGAGCACCGGATGGCGCTGTCGTGGCAGTCGAAGGAGCTCGACCGCTCGGGCCGGTCGGTCGAGGAGCTCGCGGCGATCTCCTGCCCCGTCTTGCTCGTCAAAGGCACGAGCACCGGCGATTGGGAGAAGCGGGTCGTCGACGAACTCGGAGCGCGGATCGCGGGAGCGCGTGTCGTCGAGCTACCCGGCGATCACGCATCGCACATCCAGTCGATCGACCGGTTCCTCGAGGAGCTCGAGGCTCACTTACAACGGAGCGCCTCCGCTTTCCGGTAG